In Onychostoma macrolepis isolate SWU-2019 chromosome 14, ASM1243209v1, whole genome shotgun sequence, a single window of DNA contains:
- the tlr1 gene encoding toll-like receptor 1: MKPSGWWLLSVYVTCFHPCLILAIKRIIVNYSSQNLSSVPPGLKPSTEDLDLSLNRIQALTAKDFITTPRLHFLNLSWNILENIDMNTFNATPALEILDLSHNRLQNLSDQPFLFKTGRLQLLDLSSNLFSIMALGRQFSTLKHLQWLGLSAKSISNQDFTYIANITLKTLFINANGLQTYEENSLTEVRSEKAIIALSKSDLDIAIAVDVFAAFKEVEFTLVDSGMKVIQQIRRRGILRTVSLEISKVKTTWEVLTSCVKTILQSTIRQLSFSDLTMTKMDDGIPLPTSRILDSFSTTRASVTEFIFNQKELYDFFINMPARNISLTQTPIIFMTCPLTVSQIEVLDLSDCALTENVFSIDPDTECSTLTNLVKLVLKGNNLKLLRPLTSRIHLMDSLQYIDLSQNTLTYSEEQGKCVWPPKVVQLDLSSNGFDQSVFKCLPDSIRILNLRNNRVTSVPSDLQVLDDLTVLDLMDNRLLDLPTCQAFPNLQKLSIRSNSVHSPLPEALKTCPHLQDLDLSRNPFICTCALREFSALIKDRATRPRGETLGLTLGHWPEGYRCSYPESWSNSLLEDFYLPEISCNAWILAITILIPTITLIVAVSLLCNRLDVPWYLKMIWKWTRAKHNAITSHRKSEDLEGLCFHAFVSYSQKNADWVKSQFLPKLEGDYSLRVCHHERDFIPGKTIVQNILRCIEQSRRCVFVLSSHFVQSEWCHYELYFANHQRVTRGMDSIILILLEPLPMYLIPSKYYQLKSMMSRRTYLEWPPEGAKQKLFWANLRAALQADLPSPSERE; the protein is encoded by the coding sequence ATGAAGCCGTCAGGCTGGTGGCTGCTGTCTGTTTATGTCACGTGTTTCCACCCGTGTCTCATTCTGGCCATTAAGCGGATCATAGTGAATTACTCATCTCAGAACCTGTCCTCGGTTCCCCCCGGCCTCAAACCGTCAACAGAGGACTTGGATCTGTCGCTGAATCGCATCCAGGCACTGACAGCCAAAGACTTTATCACAACACCACGACTCCACTTTCTCAATCTGTCCTGGAATATACTGGAGAACATAGACATGAATACGTTTAACGCCACACCAGCTTTGGAGATCTTGGATCTATCGCACAATAGACTCCAGAACCTCTCGGACCAACCATTCCTGTTTAAAACGGGACGTCTGCAGCTCTTAGACTTGTCATCCAACTTGTTTTCCATCATGGCACTAGGAAGACAATTTTCCACCTTGAAACACCTGCAATGGTTGGGTCTGAGCGCCAAATCAATCAGCAACCAAGACTTCACTTACATCGCCAATATTACTCTCAAGACACTCTTTATTAATGCAAACGGCCTACAGACGTATGAGGAGAACAGTCTTACAGAAGTACGCTCCGAGAAAGCCATCATCGCCTTGTCCAAAAGCGACCTTGACATTGCAATCGCTGTTGATGTTTTTGCTGCATTTAAAGAAGTTGAATTCACTTTGGTGGACAGCGGGATGAAGGTCATCCAGCAGATACGCCGCAGAGGAATCCTACGCACCGTTAGCTTGGAAATATCCAAAGTGAAAACCACCTGGGAAGTTCTAACAAGCTGTGTAAAGACAATATTGCAGTCTACAATCCGACAGCTTTCTTTCTCAGACCTTACAATGACGAAAATGGATGACGGCATACCGTTGCCCACAAGCCGCATATTGGATTCCTTCTCTACGACTCGAGCATCCGTAACCGAATTCATCTTCAATCAGAAAGAGCTCTATGACTTCTTCATAAATATGCCTGCAAGAAACATCAGTTTAACCCAAACGCCAATCATCTTCATGACCTGTCCTTTGACTGTTAGCCAGATCGAGGTGTTGGACTTGTCTGATTGTGCTCTTACGGAAAACGTCTTCTCGATTGATCCGGATACTGAATGCAGTACATTGACAAACCTAGTAAAGTTGGTTCTGAAGGGGAACAATTTGAAACTCCTTAGACCGCTGACCTCAAGAATCCATCTCATGGATTCGCTTCAATACATCGACCTCAGTCAGAACACACTTACCTATTCGGAGGAACAAGGCAAGTGTGTTTGGCCTCCCAAAGTTGTCCAACTGGATTTGTCTTCGAATGGGTTCGATCAGAGCGTCTTCAAGTGTTTGCCCGATTCCATACGGATCCTAAACCTTCGGAATAACCGAGTGACCTCAGTACCTTCAGATCTTCAGGTTTTGGATGACTTGACGGTCCTTGACCTTATGGACAACCGTCTTCTAGACCTTCCCACCTGCCAAGCGTTCCCAAACCTGCAGAAGCTCTCTATAAGATCCAACTCCGTTCATTCGCCTTTACCTGAAGCCCTTAAGACTTGTCCGCATCTTCAAGATCTGGACTTGAGTCGCAACCCTTTCatctgtacatgtgctttgcgTGAATTCTCTGCTCTCATCAAAGACCGAGCGACACGTCCGAGAGGAGAAACTCTTGGTTTGACTCTTGGCCACTGGCCGGAAGGATACCGATGCAGTTACCCAGAATCCTGGAGCAACTCCTTACTAGAAGACTTCTACCTTCCTGAGATCTCCTGCAACGCTTGGATCCTAGCTATTACTATTCTGATCCCGACAATCACTTTAATAGTCGCCGTTAGCCTTCTTTGCAATCGTCTGGACGTGCCATGGTACCTCAAGATGATCTGGAAATGGACGCGAGCCAAGCACAACGCAATAACTTCCCACAGGAAATCAGAAGACTTGGAAGGGTTGTGCTTCCATGCATTCGTATCGTACAGCCAAAAGAACGCCGACTGGGTCAAATCTCAATTTCTTCCCAAGCTCGAAGGCGACTATAGCTTGCGAGTGTGTCACCACGAGCGCGACTTCATCCCGGGAAAGACGATCGTCCAGAACATTCTCCGATGCATCGAGCAGAGCCGAAGGTGCGTCTTTGTGCTCTCCTCTCATTTCGTCCAGAGCGAATGGTGCCACTACGAACTCTACTTCGCCAATCACCAGCGGGTGACGCGAGGGATGGACAGCATTATTCTCATTCTGCTGGAACCTCTGCCGATGTATCTCATTCCCTCCAAGTACTACCAGCTCAAGTCTATGATGTCCAGACGCACATATCTGGAGTGGCCACCGGAGGGAGCCAAGCAGAAACTCTTCTGGGCAaatctcagagcagctctgcaGGCCGACCTTCCCAGTCCGTCAGAGAGAGAATAG
- the ints10 gene encoding integrator complex subunit 10 isoform X1: protein MSAQGDCEFLVKRARELVPQDPYAAKAWLITARTLYPTDFNIQYEMYSIERNAERTASAGRLLYDIFVNFPEQPVVWREIAVITAALRNDSQEKHAQFLKGVFETLPGPVQCKMLLKATEQCFNTLEKAEMLLLLLKRFPESVVQHGVSLGESLLEAETVENLDTPVNCFRKLFVCDVLPLILNNPEMRLPVSLMYKYMHKAAEFYICYITREPSSDGQIQGSQEVGGLKSPGRGRSQRYVIDGLSEKSSVVTEPWDRLLEMVGVVGSLCNWQGEKASRSYSELLQRVSELCRYMSATDGEGFARCCAQIVTCCTLVLFHSAFHYVSAVQPSLFQGHTSLSSCPLVLLEDLSSVYTDVEVERKHTHKKRKLADGREKTMSSDDEDVLAKGRGRHIVLNKAEMLGWAETLEHFRTARESWDLLHSHQSLETEFAKICSAWKTEMWMWFRIFLTDMIIYQGQYRKALSSLGLMSSLQLQQNQNQNQNSLSSSSSLETQRAIIQQASCHYALGEYRMACEKLLEVVSGLMPQNHEAVKSSEEQRKPRSKIRKGNDLRLLPCTSKSILPFCLQLMLACFKLRAFTDNRDDLALGHVVVLLQYDWPQGENLFLKAVDKICQQGSFQYENFFNYVTNIDMLEEFAYLRTTEGGRVQLELLPNQGMLIKNPSPALGVELNTLLLPGAQKADRHHTVTRGITKGVKEDFRLAMERQVSRCGENLLTVLHRFCINEKIILVQSLP from the exons ATGTCGGCTCAGGGCGACTGTGAGTTCCTGGTGAAGCGCGCGCGGGAGCTCGTGCCGCAGGACCCGTATGCAGCTAAAGCCTGGCTGATCACCGCGCGCACCCTCTACCCCACAGACTTCAACATACAG taTGAGATGTACAGTATCGAGCGTAACGCTGAGAGGACGGCCTCCGCCGGCAGACTCCTGTATGACAT ATTCGTGAATTTCCCCGAGCAGCCGGTGGTCTGGCGTGAGATCGCAGTGATCACTGCTGCGTTACGAAACGACAGCCAGGAAAAACACGCTCAGTTTCTCAAAG gtGTTTTTGAGACTCTTCCAGGTCCGGTTCAGTGTAAGATGCTCCTGAAGGCCACAGAACAGTGTTTTAACACGCTGGAGAAAGCAgagatgctgctgctgctgctcaaGAGATTCCCGGAGTCTGTGGTTCAGCATGGA GTCAGTTTAGGAGAGTCGTTATTGGAGGCGGAGACAGTAGAGAATCTGGACACGCCTGTCAACTGCTTCAGGAAGCTTTTCG TGTGTGACGTCCTGCCGCTGATCCTGAATAATCCAGAGATGCGTCTTCCTGTCAGTCTGATGTATAAATACATGCACAAAGCAGCAGAGTTTTACATATGTTACATCACACGGGAGCCGTCATCAGACGGACAGATACAGG GCTCTCAGGAAGTGGGCGGGCTCAAGTCTCCAGGCCGGGGGCGGAGTCAGCGGTATGTGATTGACGGGCTGTCGGAGAAGTCGTCGGTGGTGACGGAGCCCTGGGATAGGCTGCTGGAGATGGTGGGCGTGGTCGGCTCGCTCTGTAATTGGCAGGGAGAAAAAGCAAGCCG gtcGTACTCGGAGCTCCTGCAGCGTGTTTCAGAGTTGTGTCGGTACATGTCTGCCACGGACGGTGAGGGTTTTGCCCGCTGCTGCGCTCAGATCGTCACCTGCTGCACGCTGGTCCTGTTTCACAGCGCATTTCACTACGTCTCTGCTGTGCAGCCGTCACTCTTCCAGG gTCACACGTCTCTGAGCTCGTGTCCGTTGGTTCTGCTGGAGGATCTGTCCAGTGTTTACACTGATGTAGAAGTGGAgcgaaaacacacacacaagaaacGCAAGCTGGCCGACGGACGGGAGAAAACCATG agctCTGATGATGAGGACGTGTTGGCTAAAGGCAGAGGGCGACACATTGTGTTGAATAAAGCAGAGATGCTGGGTTGGGCCGAGACTTTAGAGCACTTCCGTACGGCCAGAGAGAGCTGGGACCTGCTGCACTCGCACCAGAGCCTGGAGACgg AGTTCGCTAAGATCTGCTCAGCGTGGAAAACTGAGATGTGGATGTGGTTTCGCATTTTCCTTACAGATATGATCATTTATCAG GGTCAGTACCGGAAGGCTCTGTCCAGTCTGGGTCTGATGTCGTCGCTCCAGCTCCAGCAGAACCAGAACCAGAACCAGAACTCGCTCTCCAGCTCCTCGAGTCTGGAGACGCAGCGGGCGATCATCCAGCAGGCCTCCTGTCATTACGCACTGGGAGAGTACAGG ATGGCGTGTGAGAAGCTTCTGGAGGTGGTCTCTGGTCTGATGCCCCAGAATCATGAAGCTGTGAAGAGCAGTGAGGAGCAGCGCAAACCCCGCAGCAAAATTAGGAAAG GTAACGATCTGAGGCTCCTCCCCTGCACCAGTAAATCCATCCTTCCGTTCTGTCTTCAGCTCATGCTGGCCTGTTTTAAG CTGAGGGCCTTCACAGACAACAGAGACGACCTGGCTCTGGGTCATGTGGTCGTTCTCCTGCAGTATGATTGGCCGCAGGGTGAGAATCTCTTCCTGAAGGCGGTGGATAAGATCTGCCAGCAGGGTAGCTTCCAATACGAGAACTTCTTCAACTACGTCACCA ACATTGACATGTTAGAAGAGTTTGCTTACCTTCGCACGACAGAAGGAGGGCGGGTCCAGCTGGAGCTGCTGCCCAATCAGGGGATGCTCATCAA GAACCCCAGCCCCGCCCTGGGGGTGGAGTTAAACACCCTGCTGCTTCCAGGGGCTCAGAAGGCTGACAG ACATCACACTGTGACTCGAGGAATCACCAAAGGCGTGAAGGAGGATTTTCGGCTGGCGATGGAGCGTCAGGTGTCACGGTGCGGAGAAAACCTGCTCACGGTGCTTCACCGCTTCTGCATTAATGAAAAGATCATCCTCGTCCAGTCATTACCCTGA
- the ints10 gene encoding integrator complex subunit 10 isoform X2: MSAQGDCEFLVKRARELVPQDPYAAKAWLITARTLYPTDFNIQYEMYSIERNAERTASAGRLLYDIFVNFPEQPVVWREIAVITAALRNDSQEKHAQFLKGVFETLPGPVQCKMLLKATEQCFNTLEKAEMLLLLLKRFPESVVQHGVSLGESLLEAETVENLDTPVNCFRKLFVCDVLPLILNNPEMRLPVSLMYKYMHKAAEFYICYITREPSSDGQIQGSQEVGGLKSPGRGRSQRYVIDGLSEKSSVVTEPWDRLLEMVGVVGSLCNWQGEKASRSYSELLQRVSELCRYMSATDGEGFARCCAQIVTCCTLVLFHSAFHYVSAVQPSLFQGHTSLSSCPLVLLEDLSSVYTDVEVERKHTHKKRKLADGREKTMSSDDEDVLAKGRGRHIVLNKAEMLGWAETLEHFRTARESWDLLHSHQSLETEFAKICSAWKTEMWMWFRIFLTDMIIYQGQYRKALSSLGLMSSLQLQQNQNQNQNSLSSSSSLETQRAIIQQASCHYALGEYRMACEKLLEVVSGLMPQNHEAVKSSEEQRKPRSKIRKGNDLRLLPCTSKSILPFCLQLMLACFKLRAFTDNRDDLALGHVVVLLQYDWPQGENLFLKAVDKICQQGSFQYENFFNYVTNIDMLEEFAYLRTTEGGRVQLELLPNQGMLIKHHTVTRGITKGVKEDFRLAMERQVSRCGENLLTVLHRFCINEKIILVQSLP; this comes from the exons ATGTCGGCTCAGGGCGACTGTGAGTTCCTGGTGAAGCGCGCGCGGGAGCTCGTGCCGCAGGACCCGTATGCAGCTAAAGCCTGGCTGATCACCGCGCGCACCCTCTACCCCACAGACTTCAACATACAG taTGAGATGTACAGTATCGAGCGTAACGCTGAGAGGACGGCCTCCGCCGGCAGACTCCTGTATGACAT ATTCGTGAATTTCCCCGAGCAGCCGGTGGTCTGGCGTGAGATCGCAGTGATCACTGCTGCGTTACGAAACGACAGCCAGGAAAAACACGCTCAGTTTCTCAAAG gtGTTTTTGAGACTCTTCCAGGTCCGGTTCAGTGTAAGATGCTCCTGAAGGCCACAGAACAGTGTTTTAACACGCTGGAGAAAGCAgagatgctgctgctgctgctcaaGAGATTCCCGGAGTCTGTGGTTCAGCATGGA GTCAGTTTAGGAGAGTCGTTATTGGAGGCGGAGACAGTAGAGAATCTGGACACGCCTGTCAACTGCTTCAGGAAGCTTTTCG TGTGTGACGTCCTGCCGCTGATCCTGAATAATCCAGAGATGCGTCTTCCTGTCAGTCTGATGTATAAATACATGCACAAAGCAGCAGAGTTTTACATATGTTACATCACACGGGAGCCGTCATCAGACGGACAGATACAGG GCTCTCAGGAAGTGGGCGGGCTCAAGTCTCCAGGCCGGGGGCGGAGTCAGCGGTATGTGATTGACGGGCTGTCGGAGAAGTCGTCGGTGGTGACGGAGCCCTGGGATAGGCTGCTGGAGATGGTGGGCGTGGTCGGCTCGCTCTGTAATTGGCAGGGAGAAAAAGCAAGCCG gtcGTACTCGGAGCTCCTGCAGCGTGTTTCAGAGTTGTGTCGGTACATGTCTGCCACGGACGGTGAGGGTTTTGCCCGCTGCTGCGCTCAGATCGTCACCTGCTGCACGCTGGTCCTGTTTCACAGCGCATTTCACTACGTCTCTGCTGTGCAGCCGTCACTCTTCCAGG gTCACACGTCTCTGAGCTCGTGTCCGTTGGTTCTGCTGGAGGATCTGTCCAGTGTTTACACTGATGTAGAAGTGGAgcgaaaacacacacacaagaaacGCAAGCTGGCCGACGGACGGGAGAAAACCATG agctCTGATGATGAGGACGTGTTGGCTAAAGGCAGAGGGCGACACATTGTGTTGAATAAAGCAGAGATGCTGGGTTGGGCCGAGACTTTAGAGCACTTCCGTACGGCCAGAGAGAGCTGGGACCTGCTGCACTCGCACCAGAGCCTGGAGACgg AGTTCGCTAAGATCTGCTCAGCGTGGAAAACTGAGATGTGGATGTGGTTTCGCATTTTCCTTACAGATATGATCATTTATCAG GGTCAGTACCGGAAGGCTCTGTCCAGTCTGGGTCTGATGTCGTCGCTCCAGCTCCAGCAGAACCAGAACCAGAACCAGAACTCGCTCTCCAGCTCCTCGAGTCTGGAGACGCAGCGGGCGATCATCCAGCAGGCCTCCTGTCATTACGCACTGGGAGAGTACAGG ATGGCGTGTGAGAAGCTTCTGGAGGTGGTCTCTGGTCTGATGCCCCAGAATCATGAAGCTGTGAAGAGCAGTGAGGAGCAGCGCAAACCCCGCAGCAAAATTAGGAAAG GTAACGATCTGAGGCTCCTCCCCTGCACCAGTAAATCCATCCTTCCGTTCTGTCTTCAGCTCATGCTGGCCTGTTTTAAG CTGAGGGCCTTCACAGACAACAGAGACGACCTGGCTCTGGGTCATGTGGTCGTTCTCCTGCAGTATGATTGGCCGCAGGGTGAGAATCTCTTCCTGAAGGCGGTGGATAAGATCTGCCAGCAGGGTAGCTTCCAATACGAGAACTTCTTCAACTACGTCACCA ACATTGACATGTTAGAAGAGTTTGCTTACCTTCGCACGACAGAAGGAGGGCGGGTCCAGCTGGAGCTGCTGCCCAATCAGGGGATGCTCATCAA ACATCACACTGTGACTCGAGGAATCACCAAAGGCGTGAAGGAGGATTTTCGGCTGGCGATGGAGCGTCAGGTGTCACGGTGCGGAGAAAACCTGCTCACGGTGCTTCACCGCTTCTGCATTAATGAAAAGATCATCCTCGTCCAGTCATTACCCTGA